The DNA sequence TGTCATAGCTCCCAAATAACGAGAAGCTCACTTTGATGTGGGAACAGGCCCACcgattgggggaggggggagaacgGTAAAGGGAACAGTTGCCCCCAGGTCtggcctgagctgcagctgccagtgtggctgaaactttgaaatgctgtggaatGTGGTGCACTGCTCCAAAGGcagctcggggtggggggtgtgagggggcggggtggaggggcAAGGATAAGTACCCCAAGCCCCGTCCCTTCCACCCTTTGAAACTACCCCTTCTGGTGGTGGAGAGCTGGGCCCACTTCCACCTTTCCACTGGGCCCACGTGACCTATCGGCACCACAGCAAGGGAGGGTTGGTTCCAAAGTCCTGTAGCTTTTATGGAAGCTTCCTCTGGAATCCCTGAAGGGAGCTTCAAGGAATGAGGAGGtaaaggggggtgtgtgtgtgtgtgtgtgtgtgtgtgtgtcagacttTACTGGCTAGTAATGATAGTCATTCTTTTAGGCTAAAGGGTGGTCTCTGTGTGTGTAAATTATCTGGTTATGGTTTATCGGGACTTTTAGCTGGGATTTGATTGAGCTGCAAATGTTGCAGAGGGAGCATAAGTAGGAGCATTGAGTGAGAGGGCAAGGAGAGCGAGATCAGGGCTTGTTAGTGGTAAGTGGTCCTCAGGGGAACAGGAAGCATGGAAAGAGAGTTGAGGGAGGCCTGAAGTTGATTGTTATGTGTGACTTGATTAAAATGCTAGAATATTCATGGTGAAATTTGGACTTGTAGGAAGTGGATTGGGGAGGAGGGAGTAGGAAGTTGGAAAGAAGGATTCAGGGATATGCCATGTTTTATGCAATTATCAGGGAAACAAACAGGACAGAAAGCAAAAGCTTTATGTGaataaatgaaattaaataaaatactaTATTAATAAAATTAATTGTTCATTTAGCATTCATATTTCTGAGGACTTAGTGTGTGTTCAGTTGTACTGAACACAACTTTTACTTCCACCCCTCAAAAGTGCACTTAGGCTTTCTAAGCAAGTTCTGTCAGATGAACATATGCCATGTGGACTGCAAGTGAATCCACAAACATAGGAAATGTAAATTCTATCTCCACTTGCTCTCAGAAAAGCCCCCATTGAAATGTGGTGAAAGCGGTGAGAGTACTTGAAGTAAATGTCTAGTTTGAGTTTCCATAGCATTGTgaataacaaaaacaaatttaaattctATTTAAAACTGATCATTTTACGTTTAGACCAGTGATAGGATGTCTTGCTTCCCAGAATACCTGCTGTGAAAGTTCTTAAAGATGTTTTCTATAATGACATAATTGTCAAATTAActaaaacattttcagaaatgtaCATAGTCAATGCGCTAATAAACAATACAAACTCTTCTCATGAAGTCACAGTAGTTTTTTATTCTGGGTCCTGTTTCTGCGCCTATTGAAATCATTAACATAGTGTCTGTccgttgatttcagtggtgcaGGATCAAACTACAAAAAGACAGAGAAGCCGTATAATAACACTTTTACAAGACCTGTCTGGAGCCAACTGTAGTCTCTGACCTTATCAGTTGGAGTATGGACTGTTGTTGAATATCAGTCAAATGTGAAATAATATCTTAAAGCAGGGGTAGGcaagcaaaatagcaagaagagcctttttttttttttttcaaatttagtaaaaactcaataattcaagagccacagtgcatgtgaatacaagatggtcctcaataaataacatcaaacaatACTTTGtgaaacccctattttaagaacagcacacactggttgtgtctacactagaagcatctgtcgacagaagttactgtaggcAGGATAatgtcaacagaacctctgtcaacagattgcatctacacagaacttgctctgtcaacagagaactgacagactgcactgccctctggtgccagaaagcagagtggcagctctgcaaagagggctgccaagCAACCGAAAGCCTTCtccatcaacagaagtgtctacatcgcacttttgttgacagaccatGCCCAGAGATGGTTAtgcttcaaatttttgagggataatgctgtcgaagaaaatgcagagttttgtCGAGACTTCGTCAACAGAGTGCTATAAGCATGtcgatgctccctgagttatgtcgacagaagaccccttatgtcaacagaactttctagtgtagacccagcaatgtgatacatgtttgctGCAGGATATTCAGAcatttttttacatattctatttcctcacacttcatatGTGTagatttgtaccactgtcttcctgactttcactcctgaacccactttaattatgctaattttacttcatgtttaatttcagttttctttcttaaaatgtttgtttcccttcacagcaggaatgctgcaagcttcctttatCTTTTCAAACTCAGTtctattagcaacacgatcaaaacacggATACAGaaacatatcccacaatgcactgcacatattaaagggggagttacccaatgttttgagatcacatattttttgctatttatatatgagttgttcatttgtgGACTTTTAGATGTTtactatttattgaaaataatctggaggggtttttttactttgcaattatagtatcgcgaaccacaaagaagtccctaAAGAGTGGCAGGTTGCAGACTCATGTCTTAAAGGGACAAAGGTAGCATAGGTTCCATTTTAGGGTTTTATTATGGGAATATATAATTATTGTTTTCAGTATACAAAAATACTTACAGAAAGTAGCATTTCATCTCGACAGTGATCGCATCAGATCACTTCAGGTTAATAGTACTAGTGCATCATCATTAGAAAGTGAAACTGATGACCTGGTGGAAAAATAAATTGGCTAGTCTGTCTTCATTATACTGTCTGAATGTATTTGATCTGAAGGTGGTGAGATCCAGTGTTAATTTGTGGTATTGATCCAAAATTTTCCAATATTGATATTCTTGTAAATTATTTTCATTGGTCACAATGCTTCCCTCGATAGCCTATCTAAAAAAGGCAGGAGGTGGTGAGCAAAATAACAGTACAGTCTGTTCTTCCGCCTAAAACACAATAAATTTAATAGCACTGTATCTGCTGGTAAGTCCATACTCTTAGTTGAAAACTGCAGATGACTTGTCTTGAAGCAAAATAAAATTGTATTATTGAAATCCCTCATATTACAGTTAAACTATATACCAATATTTTCCTGTTAGATGGAGTATTGTCTGATGGTTCATATACAGATGCAACTGTGTGAAATCTCTTTGGGAGACTGGATTGTTGACAGAAACAAACGATGTGGTGAGCACACAGAAGAAACTTACAGTAagtatttggttttaggaagaaggggcttctgaagtcGGGGGCATCTTTCGAAAGGCCCTGGGCTACACAGCCGGCTtatgttctgaaagtggcacttttgaatcgcatgcggctgccattatgctaatggaacgctgcatattcatgtcagcacctcattagcgtcttctgaactgcctcattaacatgccccttccgaaagggaggggtagggtgTGCAAAGCCCAAATGTGGTAAGTTATCATAAAAAGCATCATCCATGTAGAGAAGTTAATAattaacttctttttcttttggatAAATAGTTTGATTTTTCTCTTGGCATATCTGAGTGGCTTAATTGAATGAAGATGAGTCTTAATTCTCGATTTCTACTATGTCATGACATATATAAATTATCTTCTCTGTCTGTTTGTTCTTTGCGATGTGTTGCTAATGTCAATTCCAATGCAGGTGTGTGCATGCTGCAATCACTGCTCTGAAAAGCTTTTCTCTAAGTGATATATGGCTAGTTAGTTGCAGTGCCCTCTGGAATTACACCCTCATAGTACCTATGTATAGGGTCCTGCCTACCCACCATCCCCTCAGCTTCTTCTTGCCAGATAACTCCAACAGAGAGGTTGACTATGGTGTTTTGGAATGGACAAGAACAAAACCTCTCAAAGAACAGAGGTTACAGAGGGTtagtaactgttttttcttcttcgagAGCTTGCTTGTGTACACTCCCTTCCGCCTCAGATGCCTCTGGCGTAGATGGTAGTGCAATGGTCATACCCCAATATCTCCCCAGTTGTGTAGAGTCCAGTGGTACCAGACTGGATGTGTCCATTTTTGGGGCTGGAGTCAGTGGTACGAAGCTGGCAGTTAGTGAGTCTGAGTTGGCTTCCCTGTGAGCAGTGGACCTTGGTGTTGGGGCGCAACACAGTTTGCCTCCTCCTACTTCTTCCTCTTGGCAGGAGATGCCAGGTGGTGCCCAGAGTCCTGGAAAATGTAGCAGTCCTTCCTTGGAGCCAGAGAGGCTGAGCTGCACCACCTATCTCTCAGGGAAACCAGAGAGCTTTTTGCTGAGGTCAGGGTGCTCAGTGCCAAGTCAGCATGGTTCTGCTCTCAGGGTGGATGGAGAGCTGGCTCTGTAAGAAGGAATTTGTCTTTGATTCCTGTCTTTCTTGGTAAAGGGATTGAACTACTTATAAATCTTGCAGCACTCCTGTGGGTGACACTCCCCCAAGCACTTAAGGCATGAGGAATGGGGTTCATTAATTGACATGAGCTTATGGCACTTTGCACGTGACTTAAGCTGCAGGGATCCAGGAATGCCCTGGTGTCGAGTAAAGGATAACTCCAGTAAGCTGGTTTCTAATCTACTACTAAATTCTATATTTTCACTACTATAAGTTACTATATACATGTAGAGAAGACCAAAGCTTGCTGATAGGAGTAGTTGCATGACTCCCTTGCTGATAAGAAACAACACCGGAGGTGCCAGGGCCTTTTGGCTCAATGAGGGTATGACTCCAGGGTGCACCAGAGCCAACTTGATAGATACCACTTTGGTAAAAAACTTTACTATGGTGGTGTATGCAGTGTGCACGCACTTaattggaatggatatgagcaagaacataagaacactcatactggatcagaccaagggctaatctaacccagtatcctgtcttctgccagtggccagtgccaggtgccccagagggaatgaacagaatagataTCAAGTAATCCATCCCGTTTCCCATTCCCAGTTTATGGCAAATATATGGTGgggtcattgatggacctatcctacataaacttatctagttcttttttgaactatGTTATAGTGTTGGCCTTCGTAGTATCCTGTGACAAGGAGGTCTCTAGGTTGACTGTAtgttgtgtggggaaaaaaatactttcttttgttttaaacctgctgtctgttAATTACAGTTATGTTACATCTGCtgtaccctggaagattgacctgctcagggtcaatcttctggggttcaattttgcatgtcttgtATGGATGCATGAAGTCGATCTCTCAGGGATCACAGTTgagccctgtactccttgtgagatgcaaaGAGTAAGGGTGGTGgataggagaaactcttctaTTGACCTTTCCAAGCAGAGGTGGCCAAGTTAGTTGAGCAtggatacattgattctagctaagcaattgcTTGTAGATAGAATTACATATCTGTGGTCATCTCACTTTGCCTAGTATAAATGTAGCCTTAGTgagccctagttcttgtattatgagaagtTATTGAAGAACTTTCCTGCTTACATCATAGAAAATCATATTTTAACCTGTTAAATTTATTTAGAATGTCTTCATGTTGCAGATAAACTGATGCCATTTTACCATAGATTTATAAGGCTTTCAGTTTTAGCAAAGTTAGGTCAAATAATTTAACACTTGTTTTAAGGTCCTTACCACCTTGTGGACGTCAGCTGGACATCAAGAATTTTTCGAGAGTTACTGGAAGGAGTATACTATATCCACAGCAAGGGAGTCATGCATCGAGACATTAAAGTAAGTtgaaaaattaatattaaaacatGCAATGAAGCCTAGTGGATGGAGCACTGGCCTTGTGTTCAAGAGACTTGGGTTCTGTCCTCAGCTCTGCTACTAGCATACAGGCGATATTGGGCAAGTTATTtcagctctgtgcctcaatttccccatctgtagaagGGGTGTTGATTGTGATTTGCTttaaaaagtgctttgagatctactgttGAAAAGTGCCATTTAGGAGatagctgctgctgttgttgttgttgttgttgtcatgtatttatttatttatttattaatttatttaatacTGGGAAGACTATGTGTTACACAGGTGCTGGTAGTGCAGCATAGTTAAGGCTGAGCTGAGTTTTGCACTTATAGACTAAACCACTTAATGGATGAAAAATATACTGTGTCTTCTCCAAAATGACAGCACTTACTTTATGGCAGAATGAATTTGCTGAGAATTTACAAGTAAACCTATTAATTAATATGAGTTAGAATTAATTAAAAATTGGTCATTTAAGAAATTGAGCACTGCTTGTCAGACCATTCTGTGTCCcaaattatttcagcatggccATTATCTACATAAACCCCAGGAGACGGATGAGTCTTGAAAATTTTAGTATTaatggtaattttttttcctgttaacaTTCTCCCTTGACAGAGAAATTCACAAAcagttgctttctttcaaaatgacTATCTGCAGTTTGTTCTCAATGGCGCTGAGGCCACACGTTTCCCTTAACCAAGATTCCTTGGATTTTATTCACCTTCCTTTAGTGTTCAGTTCTGCCTCCAGACAGCACAGAGTTCACCAGGTTGACTTCATTCCCATTAAGAACAGTGGGagccaaattatttttaaaaacatctaatGAATTAGAACTTATGTCCTTACATCCTCCTGAGCAACCTTGATTGACATTAGATATGGTTATAAGACAATTGTTTAATTGGCTTTAATTATGAAAATTTGTGGAATGGCttgcttatttattttcttgCTTGAACTGAAAACCTATAGAAATAGATTGAATGTGTGATTTCTTCATCCCATTCTCTTGGAAGTTCACTGACTGTTTTTCTAGATACTGTCTTTAAAATAGTGATTACACATGAAGAATATTACACGTAAAAACCACTTTGATTAGTAAAATTACATGTTGAGAGAAGAGCTGCTTCAAAACACACATACAATATTAATATGCATTGTGATTCAAGTTTAATTTTACATTAGGGTTTCAGGATTAGCATTTTCTCTGTTCACTTAATCATGTAGGTGTGTGCCACTGCATATTTCACATACATTAATCAGATCTTCCAGAATTGTTGAACATTGTGACTGTTTAAATCATGAGATTTTATATACCAAAGCTGTGAATAGTCCTGGTAGTTGTATAAAGAATTCCATACAATTGCTGGAAGTCGTTTTTTCaagcattgtttgtttttttctccatatATTCTTCTGATAGTGATTTTGCAGATGTCCTCCAGAGACAACATGCTTTGCGATAATCTTATGAGAAAGtctttttgtatttgaaattcAGGGAGCAGAAGTGTGGTGGGTAGGTCTCCTTGATTATTGATTAGCTTCAAAGGGTATGAGATGTTTAACAACTTATTTAATAGTGATGTGTGCCTTAGATTTGACCTACATTGAAGAAACAGAAAAAGGGGAGATTGCCCAAGTCTTGTTAAAGTGTTTATATCTGCATGGTAATCTAAGAGAAGATCAactatttcttttcttcctcccaaGCAAGCATCATGAATAGCTGCTCGCCCTTCACAGTCTTGACTATTTACTTTGGCTCCATTCATTAACAGTAAATGAATACAATCTATATCGGCAGCTAAAACCGTTCCCGCTTTAGATGATGCGGTGCACACTGCTAGATGAAGGGCTGTTTTTCCATAAGTTGGAATAGTACAATTAATGTTTGCTCCACAGGTGATTAAAGTTTCTGTTATTTCCTTGTTCAAATGCTCTGCAGCAGTGTGAAGTGCTGTTTTG is a window from the Carettochelys insculpta isolate YL-2023 chromosome 16, ASM3395843v1, whole genome shotgun sequence genome containing:
- the ANKRD61 gene encoding ankyrin repeat domain-containing protein 61, which translates into the protein MGNITKGTSTPTLDSNSFIYYLSSSRQKPSKTLQAKLYEAIMKDDSTNIKALLAHQPVNEPLIVWDNTACKRQLSIQDQSILPIHLAAKHRREKSLHCLLESGADPKIRDSRGHTALHLLLLHWPTTYISGTDILTRHQRNLATTQKNAEDCLRILCEKGVQTDSEMDKNYKHSALHLALDAAASGAISILIENGANINDTNEFGKTALHTAAEHLNKEITETLITCGANINCTIPTYGKTALHLAVCTASSKAGTVLAADIDCIHLLLMNGAKVNSQDCEGRAAIHDACLGGRKEIVDLLLDYHADINTLTRLGQSPLFLFLQCRSNLRHTSLLNKLLNISYPLKLINNQGDLPTTLLLPEFQIQKDFLIRLSQSMLSLEDICKITIRRIYGEKNKQCLKKRLPAIVWNSLYNYQDYSQLWYIKSHDLNSHNVQQFWKI